In Yersinia enterocolitica subsp. enterocolitica, one DNA window encodes the following:
- the yihX gene encoding glucose-1-phosphatase yields MLYIFDLGNVIVDIDFKRVLGVWSKLSSVPLATLSERFTMGEVFQQHERGEISDEDFARQLSDEMGLSLSFEQFAEGWQAVFVALRPEVISIMQKLRAEGHRVVVLSNTNRLHCNYWPQHYPEVAAAADHMYLSQDLGMRKPEARIYQHVLSAENIPAEQAVFFDDVEANIVAARIEGITGIHVTDRKVIPAYFS; encoded by the coding sequence ATGCTGTATATCTTTGATCTAGGGAATGTGATTGTTGATATCGACTTCAAACGCGTATTGGGTGTCTGGAGTAAATTAAGCAGTGTTCCGTTGGCGACACTGAGTGAGCGCTTTACGATGGGCGAGGTCTTCCAGCAGCATGAGCGCGGTGAAATCAGCGATGAGGATTTTGCCCGTCAGCTGAGTGACGAAATGGGGCTATCGTTGAGTTTCGAACAGTTTGCCGAAGGTTGGCAGGCGGTATTTGTGGCTTTACGCCCTGAAGTCATCTCGATCATGCAAAAGTTGCGGGCCGAAGGGCACCGAGTGGTGGTGCTATCTAATACTAACCGCCTACATTGCAATTATTGGCCACAGCATTATCCCGAAGTTGCTGCTGCTGCCGATCATATGTATCTGTCGCAAGATTTGGGAATGCGCAAACCTGAAGCCAGAATCTATCAGCATGTGCTGAGTGCAGAGAACATTCCGGCAGAACAAGCTGTGTTCTTTGATGATGTTGAGGCGAATATTGTTGCTGCCAGAATCGAGGGCATTACTGGTATCCACGTCACCGACCGAAAGGTTATTCCAGCTTATTTTTCCTGA
- a CDS encoding virulence factor BrkB family protein has product MASFLRFRLSASLKPYITFGRMLYTRIDKDGLTMLAGHLAYVSLLSLVPLVTVIFALFAAFPMFADISIKLKAFIFTNFMPATGDIIQNYLEQFVANSNRMTVVGTCGLIVTALLLIYSVDSVLNIIWRSKVHRSLVFSFAVYWMVLTLGPILVGASMVISSYLLSLQWLANARVDSMIDETLRLFPLLISWVSFWLLYSVVPTVRVPARDALIGALVAALFFELGKKGFTMYITLFPSYQLIYGVLAVIPILFLWVYWSWCIVLLGAEITVTLGEYRAQRHQAITEKSPSQSQEI; this is encoded by the coding sequence ATGGCGAGTTTTCTGCGTTTTCGCTTATCTGCATCTTTAAAACCCTACATTACGTTCGGGCGAATGCTTTACACCCGAATAGATAAAGACGGTTTAACCATGCTGGCTGGGCATCTGGCGTATGTGTCATTACTTTCTCTCGTGCCATTGGTCACGGTGATTTTTGCTCTGTTCGCTGCTTTTCCGATGTTTGCTGACATCAGTATAAAATTAAAAGCCTTCATATTTACCAATTTTATGCCTGCAACTGGCGATATCATCCAAAACTATCTTGAGCAATTTGTTGCCAACTCAAACCGTATGACCGTGGTGGGCACCTGCGGTTTGATTGTGACAGCGCTGTTGCTAATTTATTCCGTCGACAGTGTGCTCAACATTATCTGGCGCAGCAAGGTTCACCGGTCACTGGTGTTTTCATTTGCCGTTTATTGGATGGTACTGACATTAGGGCCAATTCTCGTCGGGGCCAGTATGGTGATCAGCTCGTATCTACTGTCATTGCAATGGCTGGCAAATGCCCGGGTAGACAGCATGATCGATGAAACATTGCGGCTATTTCCATTGCTGATTTCCTGGGTTTCATTTTGGTTATTGTACAGTGTGGTGCCAACCGTGAGGGTGCCCGCTCGGGATGCGCTTATCGGCGCACTGGTTGCTGCATTATTTTTCGAGCTTGGTAAGAAAGGATTCACGATGTACATCACACTGTTTCCATCTTATCAGCTGATTTACGGGGTACTGGCCGTTATCCCCATTTTATTTCTTTGGGTTTATTGGAGTTGGTGCATTGTGTTGTTGGGAGCAGAGATTACGGTCACCTTGGGTGAGTATCGCGCACAACGCCATCAGGCCATTACAGAGAAGAGCCCGAGTCAAAGTCAGGAGATTTAA
- the dtd gene encoding D-aminoacyl-tRNA deacylase, whose product MIALIQRALSANVVVDGEVVGEIGPGLLILLGVEQQDTEQKAQRLCEKVLGYRIFGDENDKMNLNVKQAGGSVLVVSQFTLVADTQKGMRPSFSRGASPAEADRLYQYFVAQCREHGVKTETGLFAADMKVSLVNDGPVTFWLQI is encoded by the coding sequence ATGATTGCGTTGATTCAACGGGCGCTTAGCGCCAATGTGGTGGTTGATGGGGAAGTGGTGGGCGAGATAGGGCCTGGGTTACTGATATTACTCGGTGTTGAACAGCAGGATACCGAGCAAAAAGCACAGCGCTTATGTGAAAAGGTGCTGGGTTACCGGATTTTTGGTGATGAGAACGACAAAATGAACCTGAATGTTAAGCAGGCTGGGGGTAGTGTGCTGGTGGTTTCACAATTTACACTGGTTGCCGATACCCAAAAGGGCATGAGACCTAGTTTTTCTCGTGGAGCATCCCCAGCAGAAGCTGACAGGCTTTATCAGTATTTTGTTGCCCAGTGTCGTGAGCATGGTGTAAAAACGGAAACGGGATTATTTGCAGCGGATATGAAAGTTAGCCTGGTAAACGACGGCCCAGTGACGTTCTGGTTACAAATTTAG